One genomic region from Streptomyces sp. NBC_00582 encodes:
- a CDS encoding amino acid adenylation domain-containing protein yields the protein MTSCLPPPPFTTLTERLRAHARNSPDKIAFRFLGDGENVTDSLTYSQLDAAARASAARLEALGEPGSRAVLAHTPGLAFVVDLLGCWYAGFVAVPVYPPVGRREIDTARDIAAATRPVAVLTDLPWAMEEITARTPDAVVLGPLERAEQAPDGWSAPVVDAEAPALLQFTSGSTGTPRGVIVSHRQLATNQARMAETYGQDGHSVVVSWLPLYHDMGLIGSVLHPLHLGATCVLLSPLSFLESPVRWLRALSGFGGTISAAPNFAYELAVRKVGQDDLAALDLTAWRTAINGGEPVRADTVASFAAHFAAAGFRPAAMTPSYGLAESTLLVSAENSADAPGTAPVPGGDGETAVSCGAPPDTLLIVGADGSAVPDGELGEIWINAADPSIGAGYWEQPEASSELFAARTADGGGPYLRTGDLGFLADGRLHVAGRSKDVIVVRGRNHFPQDIESTVEQSSAAIRKGCVAAFAVGEQLVVVAEVRGAVGLDVLPAVRADVARRHGLRLDRLVLVRRGTIPKTSSGKIRRRACRDAYRSGALQVLSPQEGAAPVGGAAVPADGPDPELLALLGEVLGVPDATVLTSGLALAELGMDSLRSVQLQHALQERFGRTVPLEELLHDATVGGLAEALRTGAGQDASPRQDGVGGESAPTASAGQQALWFLEHSSAGESRYALTRAARLRGGVDTDLLARAVREVTGRHEALRARWTMTGGRVTAHPDGAPVPELVVLDTSADGLDALLAARAADPLDPEDGPLVRITLIRPEGQDPVLLLAVHHIAADLWSLGLLLAQLGERYRQLADGAAGALARAPGMSEVVAAEHRLLTGPEGERMRGEWIELLADGPDGDLRLPLDRPRPAARTWSGDLLRLPFGAALSEQVRATARRLGTTPFVVLLSCYAVVLARLSGERRLVVGVPTAVRPDARSGQVVGYCVNTLPVPLDVPAEGSFAGLARDTAARFRRALAARQYPLPHIAAAVRPTRDAARSPLFATMFGWTSTPPGAPDGLSALAEEIPGRTCRVGALVLEAVPLPHTTVLADLDVSVAESDGELTLVLRYATEVLDEGTAEELGGRLLRVAATAVAQEEVPIARLTVLSEEERARLAEVTVGRGPQPDPSRTMADYFAESCAAHPGAPALVSSAGTVSYAELAAEVAEAAARLAGAAGSGAGAPVGLLLPPEPRFVTAALAALTAGCGLVPLLPAFPDERLRFVASDAGVAAVLTDRAHAARAARLAPGRPVVVLDEPAPPPAVPVQGPPGADATAYVVHTSGTTGTPKGVPITHANVLPLLLWQRERFGLGPGTRLPQTLSLSFDFGLQEVFTTVLFGAALHFPDQDERLSAPAYARFVRRERLTILYLTPTFAAELAAAGVEMPSVRTVVLGGEMLTYEALRALTALVAPDAVFVNGYGPTEASINCSMRFITAQEAGVGSGVVPVGPPTGRSRVDVLDPWDDPTAPGGFGEVVIGGPGVAAGYLNRPAAAGGFTTGADGSRRYRTGDLGSLRPDGDLVLLGRLDDQVKIRGFRVEPEEVRSVLLRHPDVLDAVVVVEGDGNRRRLAAAVVPQPGSGVHALRGWAADHLPAHEVPTRIVPLEALPRTAHGKLDRARLDESLAAADPAPVRGELPTRAVERRVAEVWREVLDVPRVGTHDNFFDLGGHSLLVAPLVSRLEGELGLSGLPLMLIFEFPTVAELAARLESLLTTGPVDDTDRPVVTGRTRRRGAQHIRITFG from the coding sequence ATGACCTCCTGCCTGCCTCCGCCGCCCTTCACGACGCTTACCGAGCGGCTGCGCGCCCATGCCCGGAACAGTCCCGACAAGATCGCCTTCCGCTTCCTGGGCGACGGCGAGAACGTCACGGACTCCCTGACGTACTCCCAACTGGACGCGGCGGCGCGGGCGTCAGCCGCACGGCTGGAGGCGCTGGGGGAACCGGGCAGCAGGGCCGTGCTCGCCCACACGCCCGGACTGGCCTTCGTCGTCGACCTGCTCGGCTGCTGGTACGCGGGGTTCGTCGCGGTACCCGTCTATCCGCCGGTCGGGCGGCGGGAGATCGACACCGCCCGGGACATCGCCGCCGCGACCCGGCCTGTGGCCGTTCTCACCGATCTGCCCTGGGCCATGGAGGAGATCACGGCCAGGACGCCCGATGCCGTGGTGCTGGGCCCGCTGGAGCGTGCCGAGCAGGCGCCGGACGGCTGGAGCGCGCCCGTCGTCGACGCCGAAGCGCCCGCGCTGCTCCAGTTCACCTCGGGCTCCACCGGCACCCCGCGCGGGGTCATCGTCAGCCACCGCCAACTGGCCACGAACCAGGCGCGGATGGCGGAGACCTACGGACAGGACGGGCACAGCGTCGTGGTCAGCTGGCTTCCGCTGTACCACGACATGGGCCTCATCGGCTCGGTGCTCCACCCGCTCCACCTGGGAGCCACCTGCGTCCTGCTCTCGCCCCTGTCCTTCCTGGAGAGCCCGGTCCGCTGGCTGCGGGCCCTGTCCGGCTTCGGCGGGACGATCAGCGCGGCGCCGAACTTCGCCTACGAGCTGGCGGTGCGCAAGGTCGGGCAGGACGACCTCGCCGCGCTGGACCTGACGGCCTGGCGTACCGCCATCAACGGCGGCGAGCCGGTACGCGCGGACACCGTCGCCTCCTTCGCCGCGCACTTCGCCGCGGCCGGATTCCGGCCCGCCGCGATGACGCCCAGCTACGGACTGGCGGAGAGCACCCTGCTGGTCTCGGCCGAGAACTCCGCCGACGCGCCCGGCACGGCGCCGGTCCCCGGCGGCGACGGGGAGACCGCGGTCAGCTGCGGCGCACCGCCCGACACGCTGCTGATCGTCGGGGCGGACGGCAGCGCGGTCCCCGACGGGGAGCTGGGCGAGATCTGGATCAACGCCGCCGACCCGAGCATCGGCGCCGGGTACTGGGAGCAGCCCGAGGCCAGTTCCGAGCTGTTCGCGGCCCGCACGGCGGACGGCGGCGGACCGTATCTGCGCACCGGGGACCTCGGTTTCCTGGCGGACGGCCGGCTGCACGTCGCCGGGCGTTCGAAGGACGTCATCGTGGTGCGCGGGCGCAACCACTTCCCGCAGGACATCGAGTCGACGGTCGAGCAGTCGTCCGCGGCGATCAGGAAGGGCTGCGTGGCAGCCTTCGCGGTCGGCGAGCAGCTGGTCGTGGTGGCCGAGGTGCGGGGCGCGGTCGGCCTGGACGTGCTGCCCGCGGTCCGCGCCGACGTGGCCCGTCGGCACGGTCTGCGCCTGGACCGCCTGGTCCTGGTCCGCCGAGGCACCATTCCCAAGACGTCCAGCGGCAAGATCCGCCGCCGTGCCTGCCGGGACGCCTACCGTTCCGGCGCCCTCCAGGTGCTGTCGCCGCAGGAGGGGGCGGCCCCGGTGGGCGGGGCCGCGGTGCCGGCCGACGGGCCGGACCCGGAGCTGCTGGCCCTGCTGGGCGAGGTGCTCGGCGTGCCGGACGCCACCGTCCTCACGAGCGGCCTGGCGCTGGCGGAGCTGGGGATGGACTCGCTGCGTTCGGTCCAGCTCCAGCACGCCCTGCAGGAGCGGTTCGGGCGCACCGTCCCGCTGGAGGAGTTGCTGCACGACGCCACGGTGGGCGGCCTGGCGGAGGCGTTGCGCACCGGTGCCGGTCAGGACGCCTCCCCCCGTCAGGACGGGGTCGGCGGGGAGTCCGCGCCCACAGCCTCGGCCGGCCAGCAGGCCCTGTGGTTCCTTGAGCACTCCTCGGCCGGCGAGTCCCGCTACGCCCTGACGCGCGCCGCGCGGCTGCGCGGCGGCGTGGACACCGACCTGCTGGCCCGCGCGGTGCGCGAGGTGACGGGGCGCCACGAGGCGCTGCGGGCGCGGTGGACGATGACCGGCGGTCGGGTGACCGCCCACCCGGACGGCGCGCCCGTCCCCGAACTGGTCGTGCTCGACACCTCCGCCGACGGCCTCGACGCGCTGCTGGCCGCGCGCGCCGCCGACCCGCTCGACCCGGAGGACGGGCCGCTGGTCCGGATCACCCTGATCCGGCCGGAGGGACAGGACCCCGTCCTCCTGCTGGCGGTCCACCACATCGCCGCCGACCTGTGGTCGCTCGGGCTGCTGCTCGCCCAGCTCGGCGAGCGCTACCGCCAACTGGCGGACGGCGCCGCCGGCGCCCTGGCGCGGGCCCCCGGCATGTCCGAGGTGGTCGCGGCCGAGCACCGGCTGCTGACCGGGCCCGAGGGCGAACGGATGCGGGGCGAGTGGATCGAGCTGCTGGCCGACGGCCCGGACGGCGATCTGCGGCTGCCCCTGGACCGGCCGCGGCCGGCCGCGCGCACCTGGTCCGGCGACCTGCTCCGGCTGCCGTTCGGTGCCGCGCTGAGCGAACAGGTCAGGGCCACCGCCCGCCGCCTCGGCACCACGCCCTTCGTGGTGCTGCTCAGCTGCTACGCGGTCGTGCTGGCGCGGCTGTCCGGCGAGCGCCGGCTGGTGGTGGGTGTGCCCACCGCCGTGCGCCCCGACGCCCGCTCCGGCCAGGTGGTCGGCTACTGCGTGAACACCCTGCCGGTGCCGCTGGACGTACCGGCGGAGGGGTCGTTCGCCGGGCTGGCCCGTGACACCGCCGCCCGGTTCCGGCGGGCCCTGGCCGCCCGGCAGTATCCGCTGCCGCACATCGCCGCTGCGGTGCGGCCCACCCGGGACGCCGCGCGCAGCCCGCTGTTCGCCACCATGTTCGGCTGGACCTCGACACCGCCGGGCGCCCCGGACGGCCTGTCCGCACTCGCGGAGGAGATACCCGGCCGTACCTGCCGGGTTGGCGCTCTGGTGCTGGAGGCCGTACCGCTGCCGCACACCACCGTACTGGCCGACCTCGATGTCAGCGTCGCGGAGTCTGACGGCGAATTGACCCTGGTGCTGCGGTACGCCACCGAGGTGCTGGACGAGGGCACCGCGGAGGAACTGGGCGGGCGGCTGCTGCGGGTGGCCGCGACGGCGGTGGCGCAGGAGGAGGTGCCGATCGCCCGCCTCACCGTCCTGTCGGAGGAAGAGCGCGCGCGCTTGGCGGAGGTCACAGTGGGCCGCGGCCCCCAACCCGACCCGTCGCGCACCATGGCCGACTACTTCGCGGAGAGCTGCGCCGCCCACCCCGGCGCCCCGGCGCTGGTCTCGTCCGCCGGCACGGTCAGCTATGCCGAGCTGGCCGCCGAGGTCGCCGAGGCGGCGGCCCGGCTGGCCGGCGCCGCGGGTTCCGGCGCGGGGGCTCCGGTCGGCCTGCTGCTGCCGCCCGAGCCGCGGTTCGTCACCGCTGCGCTGGCCGCCCTCACCGCAGGCTGCGGCCTCGTGCCGCTGCTGCCCGCCTTCCCCGACGAGCGGCTGCGCTTCGTCGCCTCCGACGCGGGTGTCGCCGCGGTCCTCACCGACCGGGCCCATGCGGCGCGCGCGGCGCGGCTGGCCCCGGGCCGGCCGGTGGTCGTGCTCGACGAGCCGGCGCCGCCGCCGGCCGTGCCCGTCCAGGGCCCGCCGGGCGCCGACGCGACGGCCTACGTGGTCCACACCTCGGGCACCACCGGCACTCCGAAGGGTGTGCCGATCACCCACGCCAACGTGCTGCCGCTGCTGCTGTGGCAGCGTGAACGCTTCGGCCTCGGCCCCGGTACCCGGCTCCCGCAGACCCTGTCGCTGAGCTTCGACTTCGGTCTGCAGGAAGTGTTCACCACCGTGCTGTTCGGTGCCGCCCTCCACTTCCCCGACCAGGACGAACGGCTGTCCGCCCCCGCGTACGCCCGGTTCGTCCGGCGGGAGCGGCTGACCATCCTCTACCTGACGCCGACCTTCGCCGCCGAACTGGCCGCCGCGGGCGTGGAGATGCCCTCGGTACGCACCGTGGTACTCGGCGGCGAGATGCTGACCTACGAGGCGCTGCGGGCGCTGACCGCGCTGGTGGCGCCGGACGCGGTCTTCGTCAACGGCTACGGGCCGACCGAGGCGAGCATCAACTGCTCGATGCGCTTCATCACCGCGCAGGAGGCGGGCGTCGGCAGCGGCGTCGTGCCGGTGGGGCCGCCGACCGGCCGTTCGCGGGTCGACGTCCTCGACCCCTGGGACGACCCGACCGCGCCGGGCGGCTTCGGCGAGGTCGTCATCGGCGGACCGGGGGTGGCCGCGGGCTACCTCAACCGGCCCGCGGCGGCAGGGGGCTTCACCACCGGGGCGGACGGCTCGCGCCGCTACCGTACCGGCGACCTCGGCAGCCTCCGGCCCGACGGTGACCTGGTCCTGCTCGGCCGCCTGGACGACCAGGTCAAGATCCGCGGGTTCCGGGTAGAGCCGGAAGAGGTGCGGTCCGTTCTGCTGCGGCACCCGGACGTCCTGGACGCCGTCGTGGTGGTCGAGGGGGACGGCAACCGGCGGCGGCTGGCCGCGGCCGTGGTGCCGCAGCCCGGCTCCGGCGTCCACGCCCTGCGCGGCTGGGCGGCCGACCACCTGCCCGCGCACGAGGTACCCACCCGGATCGTCCCGCTCGAAGCGCTCCCGCGTACCGCGCACGGCAAGCTCGACCGGG
- a CDS encoding 1-deoxy-D-xylulose-5-phosphate synthase, which produces MTALDVWTPDALRRLEPEDLPDVAARVRELLVSSVSASGGHLGSNLGVVELTIALHRAFRSPEDVILWDTGHQAYVHKMVTGRAPAFGSLRELDGLSGYPSRAESPHDWVENSHAGTSLSYAAGLATAFAARPADRHRRVVTVTGDGSLTTGMALEALNDIGDRGLDVTIVLNDNNRSYAPTTGALARHLRNSRPGAAPGVFEALGFRCLGPVDGHDLGALEKVLAEAGAERGPLLVHVRTQKGRGYRPALDDRTEHMHGVGPFDADTGRQHTLPRGRVPAGSVLGPCLVELAVEDPDLVVITPAMGGPSGLDVFRERYPDRFHDVGIAEQHAAGLAAGLAMAGRHPVLSIHSSFLNRAQDQLLFDIGLHRLPVVVVVDRAGITGGDGASHHGLGDVALLRQIPGMAIATPSTAAEMRGLLRTAVRHPGPVAIRYGKAIDDPGPTRSGDTAAGPGDDLTAWQVESAPGGVLVVGAGDLLPCATEVAARLRAAGVPAGSANARWIEPLDARLPDLAGEHRMVAVIEDHWSRGGLGAAVRECLADKDVDTPVRVFAVAHDFLPHGSVPDLRAVCGLTPDQITAAVLTRWRALAAGGGPRART; this is translated from the coding sequence ATGACCGCCCTCGATGTGTGGACGCCCGATGCCCTGCGTCGGCTGGAGCCGGAGGATCTGCCCGACGTAGCAGCGCGGGTGCGCGAACTGCTCGTCAGCAGTGTTTCCGCCAGCGGCGGCCACCTCGGATCGAACCTGGGCGTCGTCGAGTTGACGATCGCGCTGCACCGGGCCTTCCGCAGTCCCGAGGACGTCATCTTGTGGGACACCGGTCACCAGGCGTATGTGCACAAGATGGTGACCGGGCGGGCCCCGGCCTTCGGGTCGCTGCGCGAGCTGGACGGGCTGTCCGGGTACCCCAGTCGGGCCGAGAGCCCGCACGACTGGGTGGAGAACTCGCACGCCGGCACGTCCCTGTCCTACGCCGCCGGGCTCGCCACCGCCTTCGCGGCCCGCCCGGCCGACCGTCACCGGCGGGTGGTGACCGTGACCGGCGACGGCTCGCTCACCACGGGCATGGCGCTGGAGGCGCTTAATGACATCGGTGACCGCGGCCTGGACGTCACCATCGTGCTGAACGACAACAACCGCAGCTACGCACCCACCACCGGCGCGCTGGCGCGGCACCTGCGGAACTCCCGGCCGGGTGCGGCGCCCGGCGTCTTCGAGGCGCTGGGTTTCCGCTGTCTGGGACCCGTCGACGGGCACGACCTGGGCGCGCTGGAGAAGGTCCTGGCCGAGGCCGGCGCCGAGCGCGGCCCCCTGCTGGTGCACGTCAGGACCCAGAAGGGCCGGGGCTACCGGCCCGCCCTCGACGACCGCACCGAGCACATGCACGGCGTCGGTCCCTTCGACGCCGACACCGGCCGCCAGCACACGCTGCCGCGGGGCCGGGTGCCGGCCGGTTCGGTGCTGGGCCCGTGCCTGGTGGAACTCGCCGTCGAGGACCCGGACCTGGTGGTGATCACCCCCGCCATGGGCGGCCCGTCGGGACTCGACGTCTTCCGGGAGCGCTACCCCGACCGTTTCCACGACGTCGGGATCGCCGAGCAGCACGCCGCGGGACTCGCCGCCGGACTGGCCATGGCGGGGCGCCACCCGGTGCTGTCCATCCACTCCTCCTTCCTCAACCGGGCGCAGGACCAGCTGCTGTTCGACATCGGGCTGCACCGGCTGCCGGTCGTGGTGGTCGTCGACCGGGCTGGGATCACCGGCGGCGACGGGGCCTCCCACCACGGTCTCGGGGACGTGGCGCTGCTGCGCCAGATACCCGGGATGGCGATAGCGACCCCGTCGACCGCCGCCGAGATGCGCGGTCTGCTGCGGACCGCGGTGCGGCATCCGGGACCCGTCGCCATCCGCTACGGGAAGGCGATCGACGACCCCGGGCCGACGCGGAGCGGCGACACCGCGGCCGGACCCGGCGACGATCTGACGGCTTGGCAGGTCGAGTCGGCCCCCGGTGGCGTGCTGGTCGTCGGCGCCGGCGACCTGCTGCCCTGCGCCACCGAGGTGGCCGCCAGGCTCCGCGCGGCCGGGGTGCCCGCCGGGTCGGCCAACGCCCGCTGGATCGAGCCGCTCGACGCGCGGCTGCCCGACCTGGCCGGGGAACACCGGATGGTCGCGGTGATCGAGGACCACTGGAGCCGCGGCGGTCTCGGCGCCGCGGTGCGCGAGTGCCTCGCCGATAAGGACGTCGATACCCCGGTACGTGTGTTCGCGGTGGCCCACGACTTCCTGCCGCACGGCTCCGTGCCGGACCTGCGGGCCGTCTGCGGGCTCACCCCTGACCAGATCACCGCCGCCGTGCTGACCCGCTGGAGGGCGCTCGCGGCGGGCGGCGGCCCCCGCGCCCGGACGTGA
- a CDS encoding serine hydrolase domain-containing protein, which produces MLAGAAAIGASALTAGVVPGGPVATASAGTSGSWRAGLARLHEAMAARVARRELPGIVYLIAHRGLLHVETIGTLTLDGHEPMRRSTPFRMASMTKPIIAAATMMLVEEGRLALDEPVDRLLPELANRRVLTRIDGPLDQTVPAARPITVEDLLTFRMGRGMFFEPSFQPPYPIITAANELQLVMDQPDPRTPHDPDEWMRRYGTCP; this is translated from the coding sequence GTGCTGGCGGGTGCGGCGGCGATCGGCGCGTCCGCGTTGACCGCTGGTGTGGTGCCGGGCGGTCCGGTGGCGACGGCGTCGGCCGGCACCAGCGGGTCGTGGCGGGCCGGACTCGCGCGGCTGCACGAGGCGATGGCGGCCCGCGTCGCGCGGCGCGAGCTGCCCGGCATCGTCTACCTCATCGCGCACCGCGGCCTGCTGCACGTCGAGACGATCGGCACCTTGACGCTGGATGGCCACGAGCCAATGCGACGGAGCACGCCGTTCCGGATGGCCTCGATGACCAAGCCGATCATCGCGGCAGCCACGATGATGCTGGTAGAGGAGGGCCGGCTGGCACTGGACGAGCCGGTCGACCGGCTGCTGCCCGAGCTGGCCAACCGGCGGGTGCTCACCCGGATCGACGGACCGCTCGACCAAACTGTGCCGGCGGCGCGCCCGATCACGGTCGAAGATCTGCTGACCTTCCGCATGGGCCGCGGCATGTTCTTCGAACCCAGCTTCCAGCCGCCGTACCCGATCATCACAGCCGCCAACGAACTACAGCTGGTGATGGACCAGCCGGACCCGCGCACACCGCACGACCCGGACGAGTGGATGCGGCGGTACGGCACCTGCCCCTGA
- a CDS encoding serine hydrolase domain-containing protein encodes MYQPGQRWQYNTGALVLGVLIARAAREPLERLLRKRVFRPLGMNHTGFSLSRADASRLPGVYRANPQTGQLELQPYSRPEEWTQPPAFPSGAAGLASTIDDYLAFSRFLLNQGVHHGRRLLSAESIRLLTMNHLTPRQLADAGPFPLTGRGWGYGMAVSVTPDEVSQPGRYGWEGGYGTSWFNDPHRDLTAIAMTQTVDFWANGVYEEFQRLAAAVDTPR; translated from the coding sequence ATGTACCAGCCCGGCCAGCGGTGGCAGTACAACACCGGCGCCCTCGTGCTCGGCGTGCTGATCGCCCGGGCCGCGCGGGAACCGCTGGAGAGGCTTCTCCGCAAGCGTGTCTTCCGGCCGCTGGGCATGAACCACACAGGGTTCTCGCTGTCACGTGCCGACGCCTCGCGGTTGCCCGGCGTGTACAGGGCAAACCCGCAGACGGGACAGTTGGAGCTCCAGCCCTACTCGCGGCCGGAGGAGTGGACCCAGCCGCCCGCGTTTCCCTCCGGTGCCGCAGGGCTGGCCTCAACCATCGACGACTACCTGGCATTCAGCCGGTTCCTACTCAACCAGGGCGTCCACCATGGCCGGCGCCTGCTTTCGGCCGAATCGATCCGGCTGCTGACCATGAACCACCTGACGCCGCGGCAGCTCGCCGATGCCGGCCCCTTCCCGCTCACCGGTCGCGGCTGGGGGTACGGCATGGCCGTCAGCGTCACACCCGACGAGGTCTCGCAGCCGGGCCGCTACGGCTGGGAGGGTGGCTACGGCACCAGCTGGTTCAACGACCCACACCGCGACCTGACCGCGATCGCCATGACGCAGACCGTCGACTTCTGGGCCAACGGCGTCTACGAGGAGTTCCAGCGATTGGCCGCGGCGGTCGACACTCCACGGTAG
- a CDS encoding IPT/TIG domain-containing protein has product MVTFTGTDLAGTTAVMFGTRPAGRFTQVSPTEVTAVSPPGTGTVGVMLTTAGGTSNPAPFHYVGPPFLCSLSAASGPLAGGGVVTLYGTELSAATSVRFGTHTVVPTVVTDRQLTAPVPAGAATGLVTVTVTTAGGTSNTATYAYVGAPTVTTLSPTLGSPSGGTAFTITGTNLTGAQ; this is encoded by the coding sequence TTGGTCACTTTCACCGGCACCGACCTGGCCGGCACCACAGCCGTGATGTTCGGTACCAGGCCGGCAGGCAGGTTCACCCAGGTTTCACCGACCGAGGTCACCGCGGTGTCCCCGCCGGGCACCGGCACCGTCGGGGTGATGCTGACCACGGCCGGAGGTACCAGCAACCCGGCGCCGTTCCACTACGTCGGGCCACCGTTCCTGTGTTCCTTGAGCGCCGCCTCCGGCCCACTGGCGGGCGGGGGAGTCGTCACCCTCTATGGAACCGAACTGTCCGCCGCCACCAGTGTGCGCTTCGGTACCCATACCGTCGTGCCGACAGTCGTCACCGACCGCCAACTCACCGCGCCCGTGCCGGCCGGGGCTGCAACCGGCCTGGTCACCGTTACCGTCACCACAGCCGGTGGCACCAGCAACACCGCGACCTACGCCTATGTCGGCGCCCCCACCGTCACCACTCTTTCTCCCACGCTCGGCTCCCCGTCCGGCGGCACCGCCTTCACCATCACCGGGACGAACCTGACGGGCGCTCAGTGA
- a CDS encoding DUF6000 family protein, whose product MQALFRRYCAPARRYLKLGGAVLRMPREEYEPFVHALAADAKAVSDAELTTLFEGSWRERRTAAWLAAVSRRDYFRERLGALLLESEVCCAGGAYCVALASFGTARDADLLAAYLDRYLRRPDLAYDQPTAMGALAYTDSVLHGDRASRLLQEGGLWRQWFQDAPHMRGDDGISPYLGGIRRACAIIDECADT is encoded by the coding sequence ATGCAGGCTCTGTTCCGCCGCTATTGTGCCCCCGCGCGCCGCTATCTGAAGCTGGGCGGAGCGGTACTTCGTATGCCGCGCGAGGAGTACGAGCCGTTCGTTCATGCCCTGGCCGCTGACGCGAAGGCTGTCTCCGACGCCGAACTCACCACCCTCTTCGAAGGCAGCTGGCGCGAGCGGCGCACCGCGGCATGGCTCGCCGCCGTCTCGCGCCGAGACTACTTCCGCGAGCGTCTGGGAGCGCTGCTGCTCGAGAGCGAGGTCTGCTGCGCGGGCGGGGCCTACTGCGTGGCGCTGGCAAGTTTCGGCACCGCACGGGACGCCGACCTGCTCGCCGCTTACCTGGACCGCTACCTGCGCCGGCCCGACCTGGCCTACGACCAGCCGACAGCCATGGGCGCCCTGGCCTACACCGACTCCGTCCTGCACGGCGACCGGGCCAGCCGCCTCCTCCAAGAGGGCGGCCTGTGGCGGCAGTGGTTTCAGGACGCGCCCCACATGCGCGGCGATGACGGCATCTCCCCCTACCTGGGCGGCATCCGCCGCGCCTGCGCCATCATCGACGAATGCGCCGACACCTGA
- a CDS encoding GNAT family N-acetyltransferase, whose translation MSDRNPTADELQTARLSLRRPTEADIDAIFAIHHDPETCLHNPSDALARPDEAGELYRRWIEQWQRYGYGYWVVRRHGSDQQVGFCGIKFMELHGMKVLNLFYRFATSAWGQGYAGEAATAVTTWASRHVPDLPLIARVRPANTASQRVAIRAGLTRAEHLDGTGYDGHDWIYAANLPN comes from the coding sequence ATGAGTGACCGGAACCCGACGGCCGACGAGCTGCAGACGGCCCGGCTGTCGCTACGGCGTCCGACCGAGGCCGATATCGATGCGATCTTCGCAATCCACCATGATCCCGAGACCTGCCTGCACAACCCCTCCGATGCGCTCGCCCGGCCCGACGAGGCCGGGGAGCTGTATCGACGCTGGATCGAGCAGTGGCAGCGATACGGATACGGGTACTGGGTCGTCCGCCGCCACGGCTCCGATCAACAAGTGGGCTTCTGCGGGATCAAGTTCATGGAACTGCACGGCATGAAGGTCCTCAACCTCTTCTATCGCTTCGCCACCTCGGCCTGGGGCCAGGGCTACGCCGGCGAAGCCGCCACCGCGGTGACCACCTGGGCATCCCGCCATGTCCCCGACCTGCCGCTGATCGCCCGCGTCCGGCCGGCCAACACCGCTTCCCAGCGCGTGGCGATCCGCGCCGGCCTGACTCGAGCGGAGCACCTCGACGGCACCGGATACGACGGCCACGACTGGATCTACGCAGCGAATCTGCCGAACTGA
- a CDS encoding SDR family oxidoreductase produces MASSRNSIDPRTSAYPDGSGPPVARAAWRSASPSPNLKREQTPEDVAHLIAFLASDEASFITGQVHLVDGGLIRRRPRQTGAPPWGSAPAPGLRKCPPASFPSGRSDVHPGSCEVIPGLSR; encoded by the coding sequence TTGGCGTCGAGCAGGAATTCGATTGATCCGAGGACGAGCGCGTACCCGGACGGCTCCGGCCCTCCCGTCGCACGGGCCGCCTGGCGCAGCGCGTCGCCGAGTCCGAACCTGAAGCGGGAGCAGACGCCCGAGGACGTCGCACACCTGATCGCCTTCCTCGCCTCCGACGAGGCCTCCTTCATCACCGGCCAGGTCCACCTCGTCGACGGCGGCCTGATCCGCCGCCGACCCCGTCAGACTGGCGCGCCTCCTTGGGGAAGCGCGCCCGCGCCCGGCTTACGGAAATGCCCGCCCGCCTCTTTCCCCTCGGGCCGGAGTGATGTCCATCCAGGATCTTGCGAGGTTATCCCCGGCCTCAGCCGGTGA